The Naumovozyma dairenensis CBS 421 chromosome 1, complete genome genome includes a region encoding these proteins:
- the CLB2 gene encoding B-type cyclin CLB2 (similar to Saccharomyces cerevisiae CLB1 (YGR108W) and CLB2 (YPR119W); ancestral locus Anc_3.452), translated as MSNKSMIPSSRNDETIHNNENNIKENAIVGNVQRAVLNNVTNTMLAQDENSHNSALRSLKTSLTIAKKEGTRIPQINKDILSRSTLLNNISNNAQGKTETENSHSSVSDNKENQNPYLASKNNQLSSIQEEEREYNTQEIQSNLHSTQQPNANVEEQHNYLQANHENDISTDMTKKRPISTVVEQDLPKKYKVCTENGEEEYEWEDLDEEDSNDPFMVSEYVNDIFGYLHQLEISTLPAKENLKKHKNINQNRDILVNWLVKIHNKFGLLPETLYLAINIMDRFLCKELVQLDKLQLVGTSCLFIASKYEEVYSPSIKHFASETDGACTEDEIKEGEKFILKTLEFSLKYPNPMNFLRRISKADDYDIQSRTLAKFLLEISLVDFRFIGILPSLCAAAAMFLSRKMLGKGKWDGNLIHYSGGYTKSQLAPVCDMIMDYLVSPIVHDEFHRKYQSRRFMKASIISVQWALKVRKNGYDIMTLHE; from the coding sequence ATGTCCAATAAAAGTATGATACCATCCTCTAGAAACGATGAAACGATCCACAATAACGAAAATAACATCAAAGAAAATGCAATAGTAGGAAACGTCCAACGGGCTGTCCTGAATAATGTAACGAATACAATGTTAGCACAAGATGAAAACTCCCATAATTCTGCATTAAGAAGTCTTAAAACATCATTGACAATAGCTAAGAAAGAAGGGACTAGAATTCCCCAgattaataaagatatattatctCGTTCCACTTTATTAAACAATATATCAAACAACGCTCAAGGAAAGACTGAAACAGAAAATAGTCATTCTAGCGTGTCAgataacaaagaaaatcaaaaccCATATCTAGCGagtaaaaataatcaattgtCTTCcattcaagaagaagaacgCGAATACAACACTCAAGAAATACAATCTAATTTGCATTCTACACAACAACCTAATGCTAATGTTGAGGAACAACACAATTATCTTCAAGCTAAtcatgaaaatgatatatcAACAGATATGACCAAGAAAAGACCTATTTCCACTGTTGTTGAACAAGACCTaccaaagaaatataaagtCTGTACAGAAAATGGAGAGGAAGAATATGAATGGGAAGATTTAGATGAGGAAGATTCAAATGACCCCTTTATGGTTAGTGAATACgttaatgatatatttggatatcttcatcaactTGAAATATCTACTTTACCTGccaaagaaaatttgaagaaacatAAAAACATTAATCAAAATCGAGATATACTGGTCAATTGGTTAGTAAAAATTCATAACAAATTTGGTTTGCTTCCAGAGACTTTATATTTAGCAATTAATATCATGGATAGATTTTTATGCAAGGAATTGGTTCAATTGGATAAATTGCAACTAGTTGGTACATcatgtttatttattgctTCCAAGTATGAAGAAGTTTATTCTCCAAGTATTAAACATTTTGCATCAGAGACAGACGGCGCATGCacagaagatgaaattaaagaaggtgaaaaattcatattGAAAACGTTAGAATTTTCCTTGAAATACCCAAACCCAATGAATTTCCTCAGAAGAATATCTAAAGCTGATGACTACGATATACAGTCACGAACATTAGCAAAATTCCTTTTAGAGATTTCTCTAGTTGATTTTAGATTCATTGGAATATTACCTTCTCTCTGTGCTGCTGCTGCCATGTTTCTATCAAGGAAAATGCTAGGAAAAGGTAAATGGGATGGtaatttgattcattataGTGGTGGTTATACCAAGAGTCAGTTGGCTCCAGTTTGTGACATGATAATGGACTATTTAGTGAGTCCGATTGTTCATGATGAATTCCATAGGAAATACCAATCTCGTAGATTCATGAAAGCATCAATCATATCAGTACAATGGGCTTTGAAAGTGAGAAAGAACGGCTATGACATAATGACTTTACACGAATGA
- the CLB5 gene encoding B-type cyclin CLB5 (similar to Saccharomyces cerevisiae CLB6 (YGR109C) and CLB5 (YPR120C); ancestral locus Anc_3.453), with amino-acid sequence MAKTENSETQSKRLPTINEAHPMEHYPKLSNVEKEKGLTTATPEIANRRALNEVKINNQQISDVPIQGPVTAKPILKVRREESDLMYVTLKKRRIYHDSIESQKSQHSLDTAEIPKIQWEDLDTPEMNDVCMVAEYSNEIFTFLYQHELELLPSHNYLLDNSSKYFIRPSMRAILVDWLVEVHDKFQCYPETLFLAINIMDRFLSQNKVSMNKLQLLAITSLFVAAKFEEVHLPKLSEYSYITDGAASKTEIKNAEMFMLTSLGFSLGYPNPMNFLRRISKADSYNFETRNIAKCILEFSICYHSFITLKPSLLSTMAMYLARRIVNADQVLWNETLRHYSGGIDPLLDETFQSYCKELISEIYCPKTKLPALILKFKTPRCHSVYFRIHKWCGKQLTEKFDGLFDMS; translated from the coding sequence ATGGCTAAAACAGAAAATAGTGAGACGCAAAGTAAACGTCTGCCTACGATCAATGAAGCCCATCCTATGGAGCATTATCCAAAGCTATCAAATGtcgaaaaagaaaagggaTTAACTACTGCTACACCTGAAATTGCAAATCGTCGAGCTTTAAATGAGGTTAAAATAAACAATCAACAAATATCAGATGTTCCTATCCAAGGACCTGTTACAGCAAAACCAATATTGAAAGTACGAAGAGAAGAGAGTGACCTTATGTACGTTACCTTGAAGAAGAGACGTATCTATCACGATAGTATAGAGTCTCAGAAAAGTCAACATTCTTTAGATACGGCAGAAATACCGAAAATCCAATGGGAAGATTTGGATACACCAGAAATGAATGATGTATGCATGGTAGCCGAGTATTCTAACGAGATATTTACATTTCTCTATCAACATGAGTTAGAGTTACTCCCCAGTCATAACTACCTACTTGACAATTCATCGAAGTACTTTATCAGACCTTCGATGAGGGCAATTTTGGTAGATTGGTTAGTCGAAGTACATGATAAATTCCAATGTTATCCAGAGACTCTCTTTTTGGCAATCAATATAATGGATAGGTTCCTTTCACAAAACAAGGTGTCAATGAATAAGCTTCAGTTATTGGCTATtacatcattatttgttgCTGCGAAGTTTGAAGAAGTCCATCTGCCTAAATTATCCGAATACTCATATATTACTGACGGTGCAGCATCAAAAACTGAAATTAAAAACGCTGAGATGTTCATGTTGACATCGTTAGGATTTAGTCTGGGATATCCAAATCCAATGAATTTCCTACGGAGAATATCGAAGGCAGATTCTTATAATTTTGAGACCAGGAATATTGCAAAATGTATCCTAGAATTTAGTATATGTTATCACAGCTTCATAACGCTTAAACCATCATTGCTCAGTACTATGGCCATGTATCTTGCCAGGAGGATAGTTAATGCTGACCAGGTGTTATGGAATGAAACATTGAGACATTATAGCGGTGGTATCGATCCGCTTTTGGATGAAACATTTCAATCATATTGTAAAGAATTGATTAGTGAAATTTATTGTccaaaaacaaaactaCCTGCGTTAATCTTGAAGTTCAAGACCCCGAGATGTCATTCAGTATATTTCAGAATTCATAAATGGTGTGGGAAACAACTAACCGAGAAGTTTGATGGTTTGTTTGATATGTCCTAA